In Citrus sinensis cultivar Valencia sweet orange chromosome 4, DVS_A1.0, whole genome shotgun sequence, one DNA window encodes the following:
- the LOC102610198 gene encoding dehydration-responsive element-binding protein 2A, protein MAIQSKDSSPSLMMPLSSDRKRKRRDGVNVAETLERWRRYNESLESGNGEDKPMRRVPAKGSKKGCMKGKGGPENGRCDYRGVRQRTWGKWVAEIREPNRGNRLWLGTFPSAVEAALAYDHAARAMYGPCARLNLPDVSRLNESSKDSDSTTSSNQSEIEDAKVKNDAREAESKIIAQPEAELLSSPVKPKAKDEAEDNEKYYWGEQLDCKPEARDEPILGSICDVKPETGDERKDATGIDWLEGYDWSKDEMFDVNDLLDLLDNNPLCGSEQQSELSYYNLQAGSLDQSQFGYEKPLDPFFQLRNPDMELPVGVNYAEHGASDYGLQFLKEEESDFGF, encoded by the exons ATGGCTATTCAAAGCAAAGATTCTTCTCCGTCTCTTATGATGCCACTGAGTAGTGACAG GAAAAGGAAACGAAGAGATGGCGTTAATGTTGCTGAGACTCTTGAACGGTGGAGGCGATATAATGAATCGCTTGAATCTGGCAATGGCGAGGATAAACCAATGAGAAGAGTTCCGGCCAAGGGTTCGAAAAAGGGTTGTATGAAAGGTAAAGGAGGACCGGAGAATGGACGGTGTGATTATCGAGGTGTGAGGCAGAGGACCTGGGGTAAGTGGGTTGCGGAGATAAGGGAGCCAAACAGGGGAAATAGGCTATGGCTTGGTACTTTTCCAAGTGCTGTTGAGGCTGCCCTTGCTTATGATCATGCTGCTAGGGCTATGTATGGTCCTTGTGCACGGCTTAATTTGCCCGATGTTTCAAGATTGAATGAGTCTTCGAAGGATTCTGATTCAACGACGTCATCAAACCAGTCTGAGATTGAGGATGCTAAAGTGAAGAATGACGCAAGAGAAGCCGAATCTAAAATAATTGCCCAACCTGAGGCCGAGTTACTAAGTAGTCCAGTCAAACCAAAAGCTAAAGATGAGGCTGAGGATAATGAAAAGTACTACTGGGGTGAACAGCTAGATTGCAAGCCGGAAGCAAGAGACGAACCTATTCTGGGCAGTATTTGTGACGTTAAACCAGAGACAGGGGATGAGCGTAAAGATGCTACAGGAATTGATTGGCTGGAGGGATACGACTGGTCTAAGGATGAAATGTTTGATGTCAATGATCTGTTAGATCTGTTAGATAATAATCCCCTTTGTGGCTCCGAGCAGCAGAGTGAGTTGAGTTATTATAATCTTCAAGCAGGATCACTTGATCAAAGCCAATTTGGATACGAGAAACCATTGGACCCGTTTTTCCAATTGCGGAATCCTGATATGGAGCTTCCTGTTGGAGTTAACTATGCTG